In Dehalococcoidia bacterium, the following are encoded in one genomic region:
- a CDS encoding DUF4410 domain-containing protein: MDYKGKDCLVETWRLEAAKVKASFDVMNVTTEFHTVLKNKLSNEGLSVVATSADAQIVVRGRFVCIDEGSRLWRYLLPFFAGKPVIEMEGELIVNGSRVAKLSVTEKRIGGFFGGESKTLLKSCGKTAAQKVAKQVVAGLRNA; encoded by the coding sequence GTGGACTACAAAGGTAAGGATTGCCTTGTTGAGACATGGAGATTAGAGGCAGCCAAAGTCAAAGCATCTTTCGATGTGATGAATGTGACGACCGAGTTCCATACGGTCCTGAAAAACAAGCTATCGAATGAGGGATTATCCGTAGTGGCGACGAGTGCCGACGCCCAAATCGTGGTACGCGGCAGGTTCGTCTGCATTGATGAAGGCAGCAGGCTCTGGCGATACCTTCTTCCCTTTTTCGCCGGTAAGCCTGTGATCGAAATGGAGGGCGAACTGATCGTCAACGGAAGCAGAGTTGCGAAATTGTCTGTAACAGAGAAGCGAATCGGCGGGTTCTTTGGAGGTGAAAGCAAGACTTTACTCAAGTCCTGTGGCAAGACAGCGGCGCAGAAGGTTGCCAAGCAGGTAGTTGCGGGACTCAGGAATGCATAA